Within the Oncorhynchus masou masou isolate Uvic2021 chromosome 1, UVic_Omas_1.1, whole genome shotgun sequence genome, the region TCAACAAGACCGACTGTAGGCCATTTGATGAAGTACGAGAGTGTTGGGACTTGCTATGCTAACAGCATTAACACAGGCATTGCTTCAGCCTGTTTACCAGAGCAGGTCCTCCTCTTCACCGATCACCTCAGCTCTCTACACAGCCTAcgtcccctccacccctccatgtGTTTATTTGAGCAAAGCTCCACCACAAACACCCCCTACAATGtgctccctccccttcccctgtgTGGTGAACCTGTTCCCACTTTGACGACTGACTCTCCTACCCACCTACAGAGGAGTGAAAAAACACAGGAAAACTCAGACAATATATTCTGTTATGTTATATTTGTTGTCTTTTTGTACATTTGAATAATTCTTACAAAAATAAAAGTGAAATGATCTTGATTGCTTTTGATAAGTGTTATGTCTTTGTAAATTATATTTTAGTGACCATACAACCAAATGAAAGGTTATTACACTAATTTAGGAAGTAAAAATAAGTTTGCCGCCATATCACATAGTTGTTGGGCTGTTTTGCATGCTTTGTTCATGCTTACAACACCCGGCACAACCCAGTTGTTGGTGGTGTGCTAAGCCATTTCTATTTGGCAGCAGTGCTTCACCCACAAAGGCAATAGTTGGAAAGTGCAGACTGTGCAGGTTCCCTCGGTAACAGGATTCCAGATAGTCGGCAGATTTATGAATGAGTCGAGCAGCAGGTCAATAACAAAGACGAGGCAAGAATTTTGTTTGCACCTGTATTTAAAAGGTGTGATTCTGTTTGAAATGGCAAATGGTTGTGTGCCATTAGTACCACAGCCAGAAATGCATGTGGTGATGGAAAGGTTGCAATGCTCATTGGCCTCTAATTGCATTTGGCATTTCTAGTTATAACACTCGGTGAAAGAAGTCTGCAACAAACTCACTACGGTGGCTCCCAGtggacacactgaactgtacagATGGTACGTTGCTGTGCTCTTCATCCACATCCCTCTGAGGAGTAAACCCTCTATCCACAGCTGGATGGCTCCTGGTTTCTTCAGTGGGGCTGGGAGTATATCTTGGGTTTATATGGGGTTAGATGGTCCCCATGCTACTGCCCCTGGTCATTGGGCTCCCCTCCGTCTCCACCTTGGTCCTGCCAAAACTCTCCAGCCTGCTCCTCAGGGAGTGGGAAGTAGCTGGGGTCTTCCTCTTGGGTGTCAAACACGGTTcgactgcaacaacaacaaagtgTGCAATGTGCATCAACTGACATTGCTTTGAAACATCAGACACTGAGGGATACTTTGAGGGCCCAGAGCCCAAATTTAACTTGAGAAAAGGGCAGAGTCACTAGTCAACACCACTAGTGATATTGATACTCACAGAAGTTCTGGTGTCATCAGCAGCTTCCTGCCTCCAGGCTGGTTTGGAAACACATCTTCCAGAAAGTAGTAGATGTGTCCTACTCCGATTCCTGAGGTGGAGGAGCAAACCAGTAGCATTTACAGTGACATGACttcacaaaataaaaaaataaataggccTGGCAATAACTGACCTCATTGTCAAACATACAGGAGCTGTAACACAATGTCCAGGGGGACACGTCCTTATTGTTTGTCTGGACACATTTGAGCCTATGCTCTGTAGATACAAGAGATAAACACTGTAGACGACTGACAGCTTGGTTAAAGTAGGGGGAAACCCATATTGTTCCTCACTGCCATCTCAGGGTATGTGTGAGacacataacatactgtacctagAAGGTCAACGACAATGGAATTGCCAAGCAGCAATGAGAATCCCATGAGCACCCAGGGCAGAAACGGTGCCTGGAAGTTCAGAAGGCCGAAGAAGTTCATGCGTATGTTAGGATTCCTTCTACTCCACACATACACCAGCATGATGGTGAATGCCTGGCCCAGGAAGAATAGGTTGGCAAAGAGGCCAAACAGCTGTGTAGACCTTCAAGTTAAAGACACCAGTAGAAACATTAGCTACACCTTTAATATGCCAACCTGAGATTATACCAGGTGAATAGAcatgtaatttctctttgctcaAAACACATGGCAACCCATAAAATGTATTGCTGCCTATCACAATACAAAAACATGCTAATAAAATTTGACCTAGAACATTACACAATAGAAGGAGGTAATTAACTGGAGACTACAATATATTATTCTTCAGGAATGCACAGTATGGCTACAGCTGTGACGGAACAGGGAACTGCTGGATGACATTTTTTACTTGAATACCGCGGTGCATTGGGTACGTTGTGTCAGTTCTAATGTAAAGGATACAGTCATGAGGACACCCCCAAACAGGAACATATATACGAAATCTGCAGTGCGGCCTCGGAAAGACCCTTCCTCCAGCATACGACAATAACGATACCTGTTTGTCTGGTAAAGGAAAGGAACCGCAATAACTCAAAAACAATAGACATGGGTAAGAGGGAGCCAGGGGTTCACAAATTAATTAGGAACATTCCATTTGTTTTGACTTCAGGATGATAAAGTGTTTGTTTTTCTAACATCTTTTGTAAAAACTAAATGGAGTTTTAGATTAATAGTATTTCTTTTAAGATGTCCAGACAAAAGATACAGAAAGATGATGTTGAACAAAAAACTGAATCCAAGTGAGCCGAAAAAGAGGAAGTTGGTGATCAGCCGCCATATCTGCAAAACAGAGAGGGAAAACGCAAGTCATATTAaatggatagttcacccaaattacaaaaatTCACATTGGTTTCCTTATCCTGTAAGTAGTCTATGGATAAGTTATGACAGGGAAACTAATCCAAAACacagattgctgtcataccttgtccatgcactcttagaaaaagagGTCCCAAAAGGGTTAttaggctgtccccataggataaccattttGTAGACTGCTTAGAGGGTAAGGAAACCGAACGTATAACGTTGTCATTTGTGTTTACTATCCCATTAAGTATGAGGTATACATTGTGTTTATTAATAGAGGTTATCTCTTACCTGGTATCTTCTAATGATGAGGTCTGGGTtgaaataaagctgaaatgggGTGATTACCTCCAATTGCTACAACCCCAAAGAAAGATAATACATTGAATGTATGAATTAATCATCAGAAACAGTTACACTGTTTCAATATGGTATACCTTTAAATAACGTATAGTGAAAATGTGTTCTCTCATCTTTGAGTATGTATATATTATTTCTCTAACCAAACACGCCAAAACAACCAGTGCACAGTCGGCGAGCTGTTTACTGCAAGCCTGCTGAAAAATAGATGCCACTCGTCAGTCGCTTACCACCGCTGCTGTAGTCAAAACGCAAGCTGTAGTGTACGCTCTGGTAACGGAAGGAATCTGGAAATATTCTTGAGTGAAGCTGTGAGCCATGGTCAGAATAAACTCGTTTTTGCCTATGACGCTTAATACATTTGTTGATCCATTAGGTCCGGGTGCAACAGCGATGCACCTTTAACAGAGCAACATGAAAGCGACATTATAATAGTCATGGCACGCCCCTACTTATATTAGCCAATCAGCCTAGATATCTATCCATCTATTTATTTATCTGATTCACAAAAATGGACAATGTACTCAAGCTTAAATATTTTATTTGTACCAAAACACAGTACATGATTAATATTTTTGTATTTGCATAGTAAATGTGGCATTTGAGTAGAAAAACATGTTAAAACATAAAGATATGTAATCAAAACAGATGATGGCTATTTTAATTAGAGGACAATTATGTCTTGAAATGATTCTGAGCTCTATAGTCAACACCCAAAACTTTAGAAGAGAACTGCCAGGCTGCGGCTATTGGCTGTCAAGCAATGACAAAAATATCACAAATACATATTTTACAGTAAAGCAgatataataatactaatactaataataacttTATTTGTACAGCGCTTTTCAATACAGGTAACAAAGTGCTTCACGTCATAAAACAAAAGTACTAacaaagaaacaaagaaagaatAGCTAATTAAAATCATTTAAATCGTACATTAAAAGCATCTTTATAAAAGTGTGTCTTCAGCAGGGATTTAAAAAGAGCCACTGAATCTGCAGCCTggtctcctctggcagaccattTCAAAGGCTAGGGCCCTAATGGAAAACGCCCAGTCTCCTTTCGTTTTCAACCTACACCAGATTTTGGAATGGTCAATAGTGCCCTACCAGAGGATCTCAGGCTGTATCCTGGCTAAGAAGAACAAACATATCAGTGCCCTGCACTTACAAAATGCAATGAATGGCCCTTCCAAAAAGAAAGTTATCATCATGGCTTAGATTCACATCATGCAGCACCAAGGATGGAACATTCCATCCCTTTGGACTGACTGAGAGCACCATGGATGGACCATTATTGAATTAAGTACAGCTATCTTAGAATGAACATAAATGTGACCGTGTTAGCATACTTGATGTCATACAAGTAAGACTGTGAGTAAGTGTTCATAACTTTAGAGGACAAAAAGTGTCCCTGATTGTCAGTGATTTCCAGATTTAGCACCTTAATtagtaaaaagaaaaaaaagacttCATAGAAAATTGCAGTGCCTTAAACATATTTCCCTTTCAGAAGAAAACAAACTGCAACATCTCGTGAGTAAATTAGACATCACAATACAGTTACAAACCTCCTGCAGATGGCACTGTCTTCTCAGCCCACGGTCTTTACCAACGCCTCTTCTGACCGTACACTCTTGCAAAGGGTTCTACATTGAATCCAAaatggttctacttggaaccaaaagggttctacctggaaccaacaagggtccttcaaagggttctcctatggggacagccgaagaaccctttaaggttctagatagcaccagAGAGTAAAACCCAACCAAGCAACAAATAAATACAACTATATAGCTGCACATGAAGTCCAAACTCTGAGGAATTTGAATTTGTGTTTTCCTGAGAAGAAAAAAGGATCTAGTCCATTCAGTGTTAAGATAATGAGTAAACAAAAACATATTTGAGGAATAGCAAACATTTTGTGGAAATCACTCAAGTGAAGTAATAAAGTCTTCACCTAAATAATTTGTCTCTGGTTTTGTTACGCAAAATGGTCTTGTTCCCCAAAATGCACAAGATTATAATGTTGTATTTGAAAGGATCATAAGGACAAGAGCATGGTTggacttgacttggacttgaaTTTTATCTTGAGAGCATTATCACCTAATGATACTCATACATTTCTGCAACCAAAGAAGTCCATGTGAAAATAGCGAGGATACCCCTGTAGTGAATTCATCTCCACAGGATCAAACTTCCAGTACTGCCTCCCTCTGATAAAGTGGGCATAGCCTGTCAATGGGAGAAAAAATCTATTCATCAATACAATTAAATAATTATCCTATGATCTAACTTTTCAATGTCGGACTCACTCCCAAATTGAGGTGACTAGGTGATTCACTCATAATATTACCATATTGGTCCTTGAAGGCTGCGTCGACATCACTGGGGATGCCGCGCCAGTCCTGCATGTTGCGAGGGTAGATAGAGTCGACACGGTTCTCCTTGGGGCTAAACCTCCAGTAGCTGCCTgacttgaataagtaggtgttgtAGTTGTTGTCCTGACCCCAGCGCAGAGCTGCCTGGATGTGGGAGACTGACAGGCCGAGGCTCTGCACAGAGTCTGGCCCTgtgatctgtctctctgcatcAAACACCCAGTAGCTTTGACCTGCaatagcgcgagagagagagaagagagagagagagagaagagagagagagagagaagagagagaggagaggagaggagaggagagagagagagagagagaggagagagagatacagtagatgccCCTGCTGTGGGATCTGGGCTATGTTTTCATAGTTTCCATAACTCTTGCCTATTCAACAGTCTTGACATGCCCTACTTAAAGTTGCAGAATAACACTTTTCTGGCTAACCAAAAAGCTCATAAAGCTATAATGtagttgttttcctgcttgtctGCCTACATGTATGTTAACCTGTTAGTTTTCAACTTGGGGCTTACCTACTAATCCTACACTTGTAAAATATAACTAACCACAGCACAATATCTATGTCACCCACCTTGAAAGAACCAGATATTCCCTGATTGGTCTTCAAAGGCTGCATCAATGCTCTCTGGAATCCCCCTCCAATGGCGGGATGCCAGCGCGGGGTAGCCTGCCTCCAGCCGCCCCTCCCGAATGCGCCACACATAGCGTGACTTAAAGAAAAACAGCTCTCCGCGAATCATAGACACAGCATCGAAGTCTGTCTGGCAGGCATCAGGCTGGAGACAGAAAGAGGACCACTGGACTCTTAGAAGAAActgtgctatctagaaccaatAAGGGTtgttcagctgtccccataggataaccctttgaagaaccctttttattTACAGGTAGAACCCGTTTGGTTTCCATATAGAATCCTTTCCACAgcgggttctacatggaacccaaaagagttatacctggaaccaaaaatggttctcctcTGGGGAGAGCCGAAGAATCCTTCTGAAACCCTTTTTTCCAAGAGTGTAATGCATTTCCATACTGTCGTATCACGTTTATTCTTGTGTGGCTAGTATCTCAGTTGTATTGTGTGTCTTATATTGTGATTATCTGCCTGTGTAGCACCTCCAAAGAGATTAACACTCACAATACTACTAATGATCTCATTGGTATCTGTAGTGATTTGTGGCAGTGGCTGGGGTGGAGATGGGGGCTGGACATGTGGACGAGGGCCATACAGGTATTGGATCCCCAGCTTGTCATCCTCGCTCAGCTCCAGGGGATAGGAGAAGCTGTAATAGGGGGACATCACTGCGCCCGGTTCCTGGGAGTGCTGCAGGCCAAGAACATGCCCGAACTCATGAGCAGCCACTTGGAGGAGGTCTGTGCCTGCAGTAGAGTCAAGGCGAGGGTCACACCTCCAGGGATAATACACTACAACTGTAGAAATACCTCCTGACTTTATTCATTTTACATAGAGCTCTATGTAAATCAACTCTCCATATTTCCTGCATGTTCCCTGCCAAGAAAACACTCACCCATGTAGTTGCCAAGGGACCACGCCTCATCATAGTCAAAATGGATGTCGCCCTCCCTGTGGGTCTTGGGGAAGAAGGCATGGGCTAGAATGCCCCCAGGTCCGTCAAAGGGCAGGTTATCTCCATGCCAGTAACTACAGTAGAGATCCATATCAGGGCAGGTTATCTCCATGCCAGTAACTACAGTAGAGATCCATATGAGGGCAGGTTATCTCCATGCCAGTAACTACAGTAGAGATCCACATGAGGGCAGGTTATCTCCATGCCAGTAACTACAGAAGAGATCCATATCAGGGCAGGTTATCTCCATGCCAGTAACTACAGTAGAGATCCATATCAGGGCAGGTTATCTCCATGCCAGTAACTACAGTAGAAATCCATATCAGGACAGGTTATCTCCATGCCAGTAACTACAGTAGAGATCCATATCAGGGCAGGTTATCTCCATGCCAGTAACTACAGTAGAAATCCATATCAGGACAGGTTATCTCCATGCCAGTAACTACAGTAGAGATCCATATCAGGAAATCGCTGGCTGAGCAGTAACTTAAAATCGGACATTTGAAAACACATAATGTACACACATGCGTACCTAGTGAAGTCAATGACAATGTCAGCCTTTCCACTGCTGACCTCAGTGAATGTGAGGGGTGTGACCTCACTCCACACTCTCAGGGCTTCCAGCAGGACACGCCGCACTTTATCTTCGCTCATCTGCCAGGGAAAACGAACCACTCTGAGGAAGAAAGATGTATAGATATAAACAGATATAAATCAAAGGACGTAAACtccacgcacacatgcacacacacacacaccatagtcTGTAGCCTGTAGAAACACACCAGAGACTACCAGCCTTGTTGCATACCTAGAACCTCCCTCTCATTTGATATCTAACCATCAAATCAACAGATAGGTGTGCTGTTACATAGACCCTCAGGCTCTGTAAAATAACAGTGTATTATAGTCCTGTTCCTTCCAGTTTACTTCATCTGTAAAGTCTCATTAGCCCATCAttgcttcccctctcctctctctgaacgGCTTCTTAAATTCCATTGCATTTTGATAAAGAACAGCCACAATGAGAGGAACCAGGGTAGACACAGACAAAGAGGCAGCAGTCAGTCGACAGACAGCCCAGCCCAGAGAATCCATACAGTGAGTCTCAGAAGGAGAAACAGTAATACCATAAAAGCTACTTTATGACCAAAACAGGAGACTAATGATGGATAGAGTAACACTGGATTCTGAACATACAGTACCTTTCCCACCAACACAGGCAAATATGCACCAAAACAGGATACAAATACTATTTCCTTTGTTGGGACCAAGTCCATCTCAAGCTGTACAAGAGTGTGGATatgctataataataataataataataacaataataatattaTCATCCTTACTTGTAGGTGAGGTCAGTTTTCTCCAAGCGCCCCCCAAACAGGACAAAGCGTTTCTGCCTGTGTCTCCCCCTGTAGATGACATCCTTCAGTGTGGGGTAGTCAGGGACGCCACACCGGGGGCGGTTAGACTCCTCAGTGTTGTTAGTTACCAGTGCTGCTTTTACAGGGTCTCCTATGGCCAAGGCTGTGTCTTTGAGTGTGT harbors:
- the derl3 gene encoding derlin-3, whose product is MAHSFTQEYFQIPSVTRAYTTACVLTTAAVQLEVITPFQLYFNPDLIIRRYQIWRLITNFLFFGSLGFSFLFNIIFLYRYCRMLEEGSFRGRTADFVYMFLFGGVLMTLFGLFANLFFLGQAFTIMLVYVWSRRNPNIRMNFFGLLNFQAPFLPWVLMGFSLLLGNSIVVDLLGIGVGHIYYFLEDVFPNQPGGRKLLMTPELLRTVFDTQEEDPSYFPLPEEQAGEFWQDQGGDGGEPNDQGQ
- the LOC135539773 gene encoding stromelysin-3-like — encoded protein: MMIMMQTSVLSCVFTLQCLRSMHCSPVPEAIRYKATPGWLQRFDLHDLKKRGRVAHPQDTLKDTALAIGDPVKAALVTNNTEESNRPRCGVPDYPTLKDVIYRGRHRQKRFVLFGGRLEKTDLTYKVVRFPWQMSEDKVRRVLLEALRVWSEVTPLTFTEVSSGKADIVIDFTSYWHGDNLPFDGPGGILAHAFFPKTHREGDIHFDYDEAWSLGNYMGTDLLQVAAHEFGHVLGLQHSQEPGAVMSPYYSFSYPLELSEDDKLGIQYLYGPRPHVQPPSPPQPLPQITTDTNEIISSIPDACQTDFDAVSMIRGELFFFKSRYVWRIREGRLEAGYPALASRHWRGIPESIDAAFEDQSGNIWFFQGQSYWVFDAERQITGPDSVQSLGLSVSHIQAALRWGQDNNYNTYLFKSGSYWRFSPKENRVDSIYPRNMQDWRGIPSDVDAAFKDQYGYAHFIRGRQYWKFDPVEMNSLQGYPRYFHMDFFGCRNV